A part of Bdellovibrionales bacterium genomic DNA contains:
- a CDS encoding AMP-binding protein: protein MRSINAVDIESVDIKNEDHNKFCYYLFTSGSTGQPKCVGITRGNFSSFLANFLPNYLIDHKDRISQTFGLSFDPSLSDIFLALVNGAVLYPLLDSYKFDIANFISRNAITYWSSVPTLVHLNFQRGIDLTSDSLPSLRYTTFTGESLDKEVCRRWKSCAQNSQIENLYGPIEATVNVFRYVIPDIEQEDSRIPIGNCYTDHQFSIVDEELNEIKDVENRGELMISGPQLAKEYFENVPDTQKKFIRWRNNLQLWYRTGDLVSRNGKGQIIFLGRTDWQLKIAGIRIEAEEIEYHFSKISQGIALIVFSDSRLSPAQVIGVIDQRMEKSQLEECLVSMAHEIPPVTVPRKILFLSPFPSVTSGKVDRKTVQQLALSGALPIVWP, encoded by the coding sequence TTGAGATCAATCAACGCCGTGGATATTGAAAGTGTGGATATTAAAAATGAGGATCACAATAAATTTTGCTACTACCTCTTCACATCTGGAAGTACTGGACAGCCAAAATGTGTTGGCATTACACGAGGAAACTTCTCAAGCTTTCTTGCTAATTTCCTCCCAAATTATCTGATTGATCACAAGGATCGAATTTCACAGACGTTTGGCTTGAGTTTTGATCCATCCCTGAGTGATATATTTTTAGCACTTGTGAATGGCGCTGTTCTCTACCCCTTACTCGATAGTTACAAATTCGATATTGCCAATTTCATTTCCAGAAATGCCATCACCTATTGGTCATCAGTTCCCACCTTAGTCCACCTCAATTTTCAAAGAGGAATAGATCTTACTTCCGATTCTCTTCCATCTCTCCGATACACGACATTTACGGGCGAATCACTCGACAAGGAAGTTTGTCGCCGCTGGAAAAGCTGCGCTCAAAACTCACAAATCGAAAACCTTTATGGCCCCATCGAAGCAACTGTGAATGTCTTTCGATATGTTATCCCAGATATTGAGCAGGAAGATTCACGAATTCCTATCGGGAATTGCTACACCGATCACCAGTTCTCCATCGTAGATGAAGAGTTGAACGAAATCAAAGATGTCGAGAATCGTGGAGAACTGATGATTTCCGGGCCGCAGTTAGCAAAGGAATATTTCGAAAATGTCCCAGACACACAAAAAAAATTTATTCGGTGGAGAAACAATCTTCAATTATGGTACCGCACTGGAGATTTGGTCAGTCGAAACGGCAAGGGGCAAATCATTTTTCTTGGACGCACGGACTGGCAGCTCAAAATTGCAGGAATCAGAATAGAAGCTGAAGAAATTGAGTATCACTTCTCAAAGATCTCTCAGGGCATCGCTCTGATTGTCTTCTCAGACAGTCGCCTATCTCCCGCCCAAGTGATCGGAGTCATCGATCAACGAATGGAAAAATCACAATTGGAAGAATGTCTGGTGTCTATGGCCCATGAAATACCTCCCGTGACTGTCCCGCGCAAGATACTTTTCCTTTCTCCGTTTCCATCTGTTACAAGTGGGAAAGTAGATCGGAAGACTGTACAGCAATTAGCTTTGAGCGGCGCTCTTCCGATTGTGTGGCCTTAA
- a CDS encoding AMP-binding protein has translation MTSLTTYLRMILENGTKTAESPAVVISEHKSSSSLSYGEFTKRVLQLASFLTENTSSNESIGIYGEKRVDANVSVIACMLFHRPFIPIYKSKSLSHLGVC, from the coding sequence ATGACGAGCTTAACCACATACCTCAGAATGATACTTGAGAATGGAACAAAAACGGCCGAGAGTCCTGCTGTCGTCATTTCTGAACACAAGAGCTCCAGCTCTCTCAGTTACGGAGAGTTCACCAAAAGAGTCCTCCAACTGGCAAGTTTTCTTACCGAGAACACCTCTTCAAATGAATCCATAGGAATTTACGGCGAAAAACGTGTCGATGCAAATGTTTCGGTGATCGCTTGCATGCTCTTTCATCGCCCCTTCATCCCCATCTACAAATCCAAATCCTTGTCACATCTAGGGGTTTGCTAA